Proteins from a genomic interval of Pradoshia eiseniae:
- a CDS encoding aspartate kinase: MKVVKFGGTSLASGEQLEKVFDIVVSDQDRRLIVVSAPGKRFSKDIKVTDLLIATAQAWLKGSEDDDLFQAVINRYRSITDSLGMSDEVIERITADLIELLKGDRSNPEQFMDAIKASGEDNNAKLVAAYFQHRGIEAAYINPREAGLIVSSEPGNAQVLPESYERLSHLKEKKGILIFPGFFGYTTDGRVMTFPRSGSDITGSILANAVKAELYENYTDVDAVFSVNPSIVENPKEIAVLTYREMRELSYAGFSVLHDEALIPAFRAEIPVNIKNTNNPDSPGTMIVSRRAETNGPVVGIASDNDFCSIYVSKYLMNREIGFGRKLLHILEELHLSYEHVPSGIDDLTVILRQNQLDHEREQIIIDRIKNELDADEVKVEHNLSLIMIVGEGMRSNVGTMARASRALADKGINIEMINQGSSEVSMMFGVKEAQEKLAVQALYEAFFTDVLV, encoded by the coding sequence ATGAAAGTAGTGAAATTTGGGGGTACTTCTCTTGCTTCGGGAGAACAACTGGAAAAAGTGTTTGATATTGTCGTATCTGATCAGGATAGGAGATTAATAGTCGTTTCTGCACCAGGGAAGCGGTTTTCAAAAGATATAAAAGTAACTGATTTATTGATTGCGACTGCACAGGCCTGGCTGAAGGGGAGCGAGGATGATGATTTGTTTCAGGCGGTCATTAACCGCTATCGGTCCATTACGGATAGTCTTGGTATGAGCGATGAGGTAATTGAACGCATTACAGCGGACCTGATAGAATTATTGAAGGGGGACCGCAGCAATCCGGAGCAGTTCATGGATGCTATCAAGGCGAGCGGGGAAGACAATAATGCTAAATTAGTGGCAGCCTATTTCCAGCATAGAGGAATAGAAGCCGCCTATATTAATCCGCGTGAGGCTGGACTAATTGTGAGCAGTGAGCCAGGTAATGCCCAAGTGCTCCCTGAATCGTATGAAAGGCTGTCACATTTGAAAGAGAAAAAAGGGATTCTGATTTTCCCGGGATTCTTTGGTTATACGACAGACGGGCGTGTCATGACGTTCCCGCGCAGCGGTTCGGATATAACGGGCTCGATTCTGGCAAATGCCGTCAAGGCGGAGTTGTATGAGAATTATACAGATGTCGATGCTGTATTTTCAGTCAACCCGTCGATTGTTGAAAACCCGAAAGAAATTGCAGTGCTTACGTATCGGGAAATGCGGGAGCTTTCCTATGCTGGATTTAGTGTTCTGCATGATGAGGCGCTTATTCCCGCCTTCCGTGCTGAGATTCCGGTGAATATTAAGAACACGAATAATCCTGATTCTCCTGGCACCATGATTGTGAGCAGGAGGGCAGAAACGAATGGACCGGTTGTCGGAATCGCAAGTGATAATGATTTCTGCAGCATTTATGTAAGCAAATATTTAATGAACAGAGAAATCGGCTTTGGCCGCAAGCTGCTTCATATTTTGGAGGAGCTTCATCTCTCGTATGAGCATGTTCCATCCGGAATTGATGATTTAACCGTCATCCTGCGTCAAAATCAACTGGATCATGAAAGAGAACAGATTATTATCGATCGCATTAAGAATGAATTGGATGCTGATGAGGTGAAGGTCGAGCATAATTTATCCTTAATTATGATTGTTGGGGAAGGAATGCGCTCCAATGTTGGAACGATGGCACGTGCATCAAGAGCTTTGGCTGACAAAGGCATCAATATCGAGATGATCAATCAAGGATCCTCCGAAGTATCGATGATGTTTGGAGTAAAGGAAGCTCAGGAAAAGCTTGCCGTTCAAGCGCTGTATGAGGCATTTTTTACAGATGTACTGGTATGA
- a CDS encoding NAD-dependent deacylase produces the protein MEIAKWIKESAYTVIFTGAGMSTESGLPDFRSNEKGLWKKKDPSRIASTETLNQNVKEFFDFYRERVVGVKEHGPHKGHRILAKWEEEGLAKSIITQNVDGFHQEAGSLRVAELHGTLQKVHCQSCGTEYGSEMYLEKNYACKACGGKLRPSVILFGEMLPEEPFLMAEEESIRADLFIVIGSSLSVTPANQFPLIAKQHGAKLVIVNMEPTGFDLYADLVINRKKAGEFLEEVDRELRLENI, from the coding sequence ATGGAAATAGCGAAGTGGATAAAAGAATCAGCCTATACCGTCATTTTCACTGGAGCAGGAATGAGCACTGAAAGTGGTTTGCCTGATTTCCGCTCAAATGAAAAAGGACTGTGGAAGAAAAAAGACCCGAGCCGAATTGCAAGCACCGAGACTCTCAATCAAAATGTAAAGGAGTTCTTCGACTTCTACCGGGAGCGTGTCGTAGGAGTGAAAGAACATGGACCTCATAAAGGTCATCGAATTCTAGCCAAATGGGAAGAAGAAGGGCTTGCCAAAAGCATCATCACCCAAAATGTGGATGGATTTCATCAGGAGGCTGGAAGCCTTCGAGTGGCGGAGCTCCATGGAACACTGCAGAAAGTCCATTGCCAATCATGCGGGACTGAATATGGAAGCGAGATGTATTTAGAAAAGAATTATGCATGCAAAGCATGCGGCGGCAAGCTGCGCCCATCTGTCATCCTATTCGGGGAGATGCTGCCTGAGGAGCCATTCTTGATGGCCGAAGAAGAAAGCATCCGCGCTGACTTGTTTATTGTGATTGGCTCCTCCTTATCTGTCACACCCGCCAACCAGTTTCCGCTAATTGCCAAGCAGCACGGTGCAAAGCTTGTTATTGTCAATATGGAACCAACCGGATTCGACCTATACGCTGACCTCGTGATCAATAGGAAGAAAGCAGGCGAATTCCTCGAGGAAGTGGACCGTGAATTGCGTTTGGAAAATATATGA
- a CDS encoding FAD-dependent oxidoreductase, producing MHDIIVIGGGPAGASAAILAAKAGKKTIVLDNDKGVTKRAWFENFYGIEEIGGPDLIAIGKKQAEKFGAGFFNETVVRIESGDEGVTVITEDNQYTAKEVIIASGMLTAVADESGIQKKPGTEPRVKTIIDVDADGKTNLPHVWAAGTVAGESMHGIITAGHGAKVAINVISELNGERYVDHDLLKG from the coding sequence ATGCATGATATTATTGTAATTGGCGGAGGTCCCGCTGGAGCAAGTGCAGCCATATTAGCAGCTAAAGCAGGCAAGAAAACGATTGTACTCGATAATGACAAAGGGGTAACAAAACGAGCTTGGTTCGAAAACTTTTATGGAATCGAAGAGATTGGCGGACCGGACTTGATTGCCATCGGCAAGAAGCAGGCTGAAAAGTTCGGGGCAGGCTTCTTTAATGAGACAGTCGTGAGAATAGAATCTGGAGATGAAGGCGTGACAGTCATCACTGAAGACAATCAATACACCGCAAAAGAAGTCATCATTGCAAGCGGCATGCTCACTGCTGTCGCAGATGAATCTGGCATTCAGAAAAAGCCTGGCACAGAGCCTCGTGTAAAGACAATCATTGATGTGGATGCAGACGGGAAAACAAATTTACCCCATGTATGGGCTGCAGGTACGGTTGCCGGTGAAAGCATGCACGGTATCATTACCGCTGGCCACGGAGCGAAGGTTGCCATCAATGTCATCAGTGAGCTAAATGGCGAACGCTATGTGGACCATGATTTGTTGAAAGGCTGA
- a CDS encoding GNAT family N-acetyltransferase gives MITIRRLCDCTLQDVILAWNEGFEGYFVKMNFSLEQFLKRLVHEELSAEHSILLYDGDTPVGIVLNGMREIDGKKLAWNGGTGIAPAYRNKGLGRLAIAECIRIYEEEGVESATLEAIAENHPAIGLYEKMGYKTIGRLMNYSCSKSIGLPARSAAYRTELRPPAELGRLSFFHENRPWQTQRRSIQNGEAIVLIDEEGKECAYAIYQKGWQENGDLQAIYLYQAELCSSPKPEMVEALLQAVFGASPVSSYVINLPLKEDGWDLALKEMGFKETVGQVWMEYKFN, from the coding sequence GTGATTACGATCAGACGATTATGTGATTGTACGCTTCAGGATGTCATTCTCGCTTGGAATGAAGGATTTGAGGGCTATTTTGTCAAAATGAACTTCTCGTTGGAACAATTTCTGAAACGATTGGTGCACGAGGAATTGTCCGCTGAGCATTCTATTCTTCTGTATGATGGGGATACTCCGGTTGGAATCGTTTTGAACGGTATGCGTGAAATAGATGGAAAGAAGCTGGCCTGGAACGGAGGGACTGGTATTGCCCCCGCATACCGGAATAAAGGGCTTGGACGCTTGGCAATTGCTGAATGTATCCGGATCTATGAAGAGGAGGGGGTGGAAAGCGCGACATTAGAGGCCATTGCGGAAAACCATCCGGCAATCGGCCTGTATGAAAAAATGGGGTATAAAACAATTGGCCGTCTTATGAATTATAGTTGCAGCAAGTCAATTGGATTGCCTGCCCGCTCAGCAGCATACCGTACTGAATTACGTCCTCCTGCAGAATTGGGCAGACTTTCGTTCTTTCATGAAAATAGACCGTGGCAAACACAGCGGAGAAGCATTCAAAACGGAGAGGCCATCGTTTTGATTGATGAGGAGGGAAAGGAATGTGCCTATGCCATTTATCAGAAAGGATGGCAGGAAAATGGGGACTTGCAAGCTATTTATTTATACCAGGCTGAATTATGCTCAAGCCCTAAACCAGAAATGGTGGAAGCCCTTCTTCAAGCGGTGTTTGGAGCGAGCCCAGTCAGCTCGTATGTAATTAACCTGCCATTAAAAGAGGATGGATGGGATCTGGCCTTGAAGGAAATGGGCTTTAAGGAGACCGTCGGCCAGGTTTGGATGGAATACAAGTTTAATTGA
- a CDS encoding VOC family protein produces MRFHHLGLEVFSIDDSLSFYCGYLQFELEQVLLLGGEKIYFLTNGGLRLELVESKEAPNMHICFEVKEFPANLPADKEYHSYENGWESCFFNNGEGQLIELLKRN; encoded by the coding sequence ATGAGGTTTCATCATCTAGGGCTTGAAGTATTCTCCATTGATGATTCACTCAGCTTTTATTGTGGCTATCTTCAATTTGAGCTAGAACAAGTTCTACTATTGGGCGGAGAGAAGATTTACTTTCTGACTAACGGTGGTCTGCGGCTGGAGCTTGTGGAATCTAAAGAAGCCCCTAATATGCATATTTGCTTTGAAGTGAAGGAATTTCCGGCTAATTTGCCAGCCGATAAAGAGTATCATTCATATGAAAATGGCTGGGAGTCTTGCTTCTTTAACAATGGTGAAGGTCAACTAATCGAGCTCCTAAAGAGGAATTAA
- a CDS encoding S-adenosylmethionine:tRNA ribosyltransferase-isomerase codes for MGAIRKSFSIPVELNACIPPEERGVRRDGVKLMVIEKETGKIVHDVFYHLGHYLRKGDLLLLNNSRTIPAVLWTHCGKEVRLARSWTSGYWDVLIIGDEVEAGADLHFPNQLMAKIKNRVDGTPLWTVSFNQENELFFDTLYRHGEPIRYEYIDTPWKLESYQTVYASVPGSAEMPSAGRAFSWELLFELQKKGIKLGFLQLHTGLSDFCDDEYPVKPAVNPEYYHVPEETLKSIHAAKKVGGRIIAVGTTVVRAAESAILTGKAEGITTLSIGEHDQLQVIDGLLTGFHEAEASHLDLLCSLIDSQKLVAAYEMAIKERYLWHEFGDMNLII; via the coding sequence ATGGGGGCTATCCGTAAATCGTTCAGCATTCCCGTTGAATTGAATGCCTGCATTCCCCCAGAGGAGAGGGGAGTGAGGAGGGACGGTGTGAAGCTGATGGTGATTGAAAAGGAAACAGGGAAAATCGTTCATGATGTCTTTTATCATTTAGGCCATTATTTGCGAAAAGGCGATCTACTTCTTTTGAATAACAGTCGAACCATTCCGGCTGTCTTATGGACACATTGTGGAAAAGAAGTGCGGCTGGCAAGATCATGGACTAGCGGATATTGGGATGTGCTGATAATCGGTGACGAGGTAGAAGCGGGAGCGGACCTTCATTTCCCCAATCAATTGATGGCTAAGATAAAGAACCGAGTTGATGGGACTCCTTTGTGGACCGTATCGTTCAATCAAGAAAATGAGCTGTTTTTTGATACACTTTACCGCCATGGTGAGCCCATCCGTTATGAATATATTGATACACCATGGAAGCTCGAAAGCTATCAAACGGTTTATGCCTCTGTTCCCGGCTCGGCAGAAATGCCCTCAGCAGGCAGGGCATTCAGCTGGGAGCTGCTTTTTGAGCTGCAGAAAAAGGGGATTAAGCTAGGTTTTTTACAGCTTCACACTGGCTTAAGCGATTTTTGCGATGATGAATACCCAGTGAAGCCTGCAGTCAATCCAGAATATTATCATGTGCCGGAGGAAACCCTCAAATCAATCCATGCAGCAAAAAAAGTGGGAGGAAGAATCATTGCTGTCGGAACAACCGTTGTCAGAGCGGCAGAATCAGCCATTCTTACCGGCAAGGCGGAAGGAATCACCACTCTTTCAATTGGGGAGCATGACCAGCTTCAAGTCATTGATGGTCTCTTGACTGGTTTTCATGAAGCAGAGGCAAGTCATCTTGATTTGCTTTGCTCCTTGATTGATTCGCAAAAATTAGTTGCCGCCTATGAAATGGCGATTAAAGAAAGGTATTTATGGCATGAGTTTGGAGATATGAATTTGATTATATAG
- a CDS encoding SDR family NAD(P)-dependent oxidoreductase, whose protein sequence is MKTIMITGGSKGLGRALTHAFLRRGDNVAVCARGEDGLESLRSETKRLAGKLLAVAADVSIERDVERFISLAEQKFGRIDVLINNAAILGPSPMPLLLDYPTCDFLEVLKANIASPFMVTKRVLPGMLVNGSGSVINITSEAGAIGYAGWGAYGISKFGVEGLTETWADELTETAIRMNMVDPGSMDTEMHQLAVPERDYSLPKPDEHLDVFLYLASDASLGVNGKRFEAQEFHLEGEY, encoded by the coding sequence ATGAAGACGATTATGATTACAGGCGGATCAAAAGGGCTTGGAAGAGCCTTAACTCATGCATTTTTGCGCAGAGGAGATAATGTTGCCGTATGCGCAAGGGGAGAAGATGGGCTAGAGAGTTTGCGAAGTGAAACGAAACGATTGGCGGGTAAGCTTCTTGCGGTAGCTGCAGATGTATCGATAGAACGGGATGTAGAACGCTTCATTTCCTTGGCGGAGCAAAAATTCGGCCGCATCGATGTCCTCATTAATAATGCGGCCATTCTCGGACCAAGCCCGATGCCTTTATTGCTTGATTATCCTACTTGTGATTTCCTTGAAGTGCTTAAGGCAAATATCGCAAGTCCTTTCATGGTTACGAAACGGGTGCTGCCTGGGATGCTTGTCAATGGGAGCGGGTCTGTTATCAATATCACCTCTGAGGCCGGCGCAATTGGTTATGCTGGATGGGGAGCCTATGGCATCTCGAAATTCGGCGTTGAAGGGCTGACTGAAACATGGGCAGACGAATTAACTGAGACTGCAATCCGGATGAATATGGTCGACCCCGGCAGCATGGACACTGAGATGCATCAGCTGGCTGTGCCGGAGCGTGATTATAGTCTGCCGAAGCCGGATGAGCATCTTGATGTATTTCTCTATCTTGCCTCGGATGCTTCACTCGGTGTAAACGGCAAGCGATTTGAAGCGCAGGAATTCCATTTGGAGGGGGAATATTGA
- a CDS encoding GAF domain-containing sensor histidine kinase: MKRDSYLSELEILKSIAETLNESTELKSMLEDCLRKLLQLTSLEAGWIFLINGEGEYELAAAESLPPALSNPKHQALTQGDCWCVSRFRNGTLTKASNIMECKRLENARLGNWGDTYGLVYHATVPLKAGEEPFGLLNVAVANKETFEAHELSLLESIAYQIGTALKRIHLTMKEQDIKIAEERNRLARDLHDSVNQLLYSINVTSSAGIRLAKEMPIKEVLSDIQRMSQHAQAEMKALIWQLRPAGLAEGLACSLKKYGEMLGLEVNLSVEGISMLTSLQEETLWRIAQEAFHNTLKHSGEHKVNIVLHYKKDTVVMIVSDDGIGFQYAEETCLPSIGLKSMGERIKSMNGRMALHSKRGKGTSLKVELPI; this comes from the coding sequence ATGAAGCGGGATAGTTATCTATCAGAATTGGAGATTTTAAAGAGCATCGCCGAAACGCTAAATGAGAGTACAGAACTAAAATCTATGCTCGAAGATTGCTTGCGGAAGCTTCTGCAGCTGACTTCGCTTGAAGCGGGTTGGATTTTTCTCATTAACGGAGAAGGGGAATATGAGCTTGCCGCCGCCGAGTCTCTGCCGCCAGCACTTTCGAATCCAAAGCATCAGGCGCTAACACAGGGGGATTGCTGGTGTGTCAGCCGCTTTCGAAACGGGACCTTGACGAAGGCATCGAATATTATGGAATGCAAGCGCTTGGAAAATGCACGCCTAGGAAACTGGGGTGATACATATGGACTTGTCTACCACGCAACTGTTCCGCTGAAAGCCGGCGAGGAGCCATTCGGATTACTGAATGTTGCTGTAGCCAACAAAGAGACATTTGAGGCTCATGAGCTCTCTCTCTTGGAATCCATCGCCTATCAAATCGGAACAGCCTTGAAACGAATTCACCTAACCATGAAGGAACAGGATATCAAAATTGCCGAAGAGCGAAATCGTCTTGCTCGGGACCTGCATGATTCTGTCAATCAACTGCTCTATTCCATTAACGTCACCTCAAGTGCCGGTATTCGCTTAGCGAAAGAGATGCCCATCAAGGAAGTCTTGTCAGATATTCAAAGAATGTCCCAGCATGCGCAGGCTGAAATGAAAGCTCTTATCTGGCAGCTTCGTCCGGCAGGACTTGCAGAAGGATTGGCCTGCTCTTTGAAGAAATACGGGGAAATGCTCGGTCTAGAGGTGAATTTATCTGTTGAAGGAATCTCCATGCTTACCTCTCTCCAGGAGGAGACCCTTTGGCGGATTGCCCAGGAAGCCTTCCATAATACGTTAAAGCATTCAGGAGAACACAAGGTTAATATTGTTTTACATTATAAAAAAGATACGGTGGTTATGATCGTATCAGATGATGGCATTGGTTTTCAGTATGCCGAAGAAACCTGTTTGCCAAGCATCGGCCTGAAAAGTATGGGAGAGAGAATCAAAAGTATGAATGGGAGAATGGCCCTGCACAGCAAGCGCGGAAAAGGTACCTCCCTAAAGGTTGAACTGCCAATTTAA
- a CDS encoding response regulator, whose translation MTIKIVIADDHPVVRKGLSLLLSSQDEFEVIGEASNGEEAIAKALELSPEIMLMDLVMPKIDGISATKEILRLKPEIKILILTSFSDANHAIPALEAGALGYLLKENDPEEVIQAISKLVNGEKQIHPKVTEGLLSALQTQRKPEQNLLNSLTSREKEVLKEITNGKSNKEIASTLFISEKTVKTHVSNILSKLSLQDRTQAALFAIRHLPAQIDK comes from the coding sequence ATGACGATCAAAATTGTAATTGCCGATGACCATCCAGTCGTCAGAAAAGGACTCTCCTTGCTGCTATCGAGCCAGGATGAATTTGAGGTAATTGGTGAAGCATCCAATGGAGAAGAAGCTATCGCCAAGGCTCTTGAGCTTTCACCCGAAATTATGCTTATGGATTTGGTGATGCCTAAGATTGATGGCATCTCTGCTACGAAGGAAATCCTCCGTCTGAAGCCGGAAATCAAGATTCTCATCCTGACGAGCTTCTCGGATGCAAATCATGCCATTCCAGCTCTAGAAGCTGGTGCGCTGGGCTATTTATTGAAGGAAAATGACCCAGAAGAGGTTATCCAGGCAATATCTAAATTAGTGAATGGGGAGAAACAGATTCATCCAAAGGTCACGGAAGGGTTATTGTCAGCCCTGCAAACACAGCGAAAGCCTGAACAAAATTTACTCAACTCGCTCACCAGCAGGGAAAAAGAAGTGCTGAAAGAAATTACGAATGGCAAAAGCAATAAAGAAATAGCCTCCACACTCTTTATCAGTGAGAAAACTGTCAAAACGCATGTATCCAATATATTATCAAAGCTTTCCTTACAAGACCGAACACAAGCGGCACTGTTTGCGATTCGCCATTTGCCGGCTCAAATAGATAAATAA
- a CDS encoding DMT family transporter yields the protein MAGNRLAANTILLSVAMVWGLTFVLIQDAIVTLPPFAFNGLRFGLAALILWVYLYFNASKPLQLKKLAGQFKYGLILGILLFAGYALQTYGLLYTTSGKSGFITGLSVALVPFLSFFILGQKAKLQSHFGTVLAVAGLYIMAFSDLSSINLGDVLTFICAICFGLQLVYTAKYTSKADTANLVLIQCLTVGLLSGFSSILFEPTISASVFSSPLIIIALLITSLFATVFAFIAQTHYIKYTTPAHVALIFATEPVFAVVGDFAWNGALLGPAAITGSLLILAGMVLAEVPLPRPILVYFTRNKTAEIAEVPVENEPPIQK from the coding sequence ATGGCAGGAAATCGCTTGGCCGCCAATACTATTTTACTAAGCGTTGCGATGGTATGGGGACTGACATTTGTCCTCATTCAAGATGCAATCGTTACTTTACCCCCTTTTGCCTTTAATGGCTTAAGATTCGGGCTTGCGGCTCTCATCTTATGGGTTTATTTATACTTTAATGCTTCAAAGCCCTTACAGCTAAAAAAATTGGCTGGACAGTTTAAATATGGTCTTATACTCGGAATCCTGCTATTTGCCGGCTATGCACTGCAAACATACGGTTTGCTATACACTACATCAGGTAAATCCGGCTTCATTACCGGTTTATCGGTTGCTTTAGTACCATTCCTAAGCTTTTTCATCCTTGGTCAAAAAGCAAAGCTGCAATCCCACTTTGGAACTGTCCTTGCGGTTGCCGGATTGTATATCATGGCGTTTTCAGATTTATCCTCGATCAATTTAGGAGACGTCCTGACCTTTATATGTGCCATTTGTTTTGGGCTTCAGCTCGTCTATACAGCGAAATATACATCAAAAGCGGATACTGCTAATCTCGTACTCATCCAATGCTTGACGGTCGGTTTATTGAGCGGTTTTTCTTCTATATTATTTGAACCGACAATCTCGGCTTCCGTGTTCAGCAGCCCGCTTATCATCATTGCCTTATTGATCACGAGCTTGTTTGCAACGGTCTTTGCCTTCATCGCACAAACCCATTACATCAAGTACACAACTCCTGCCCATGTAGCACTTATCTTTGCAACTGAGCCTGTCTTTGCTGTCGTTGGCGACTTTGCATGGAACGGGGCACTGCTCGGTCCTGCGGCCATCACTGGTTCGTTACTCATTTTGGCCGGAATGGTACTCGCCGAGGTTCCACTTCCACGTCCAATCCTTGTGTACTTTACTCGAAATAAGACGGCAGAAATAGCGGAAGTACCGGTTGAGAATGAACCGCCTATTCAGAAATAA
- a CDS encoding GntP family permease: MLFVVIILGVLLIVLATTKFKVHPFLSLILGTLFVSIASGMPLAEVVENINGGFGSIMGGIGIVIVFGTIIGTILEKAGAAYRMAEVVLRIVGPKRPQLAMSIIGYIVSIPVFCDSGFVILNSLRKALAKRAKVALASMSVALATGLYATHTLVPPTPGPIAAAGNIGAEGYLGTIILIGLIVAVPAVVVGYLWATKVASRIEVEEDAEELDYEKIVQSFGKMPSTFQAFLPIILPIILIGIGSAVTAMGMEGNITSFLTFLGTPIISLMLGVVAALPLLPKFNEETLTNWIGAALLDAAPILLITGAGGAFGTVIKNTGVADIIQGWDIADVFTGALFLLIPFLIAAALKTAQGSSTTALVITSSLIAPLLPTMGIEDAVPLALVVMAIGAGAMTVSHVNDSFFWVVTQFSGMKVTDAYKAQTMATLLQGIVTIVFTMLLWVILV; this comes from the coding sequence ATGTTATTTGTTGTGATTATTCTTGGGGTATTATTGATTGTTTTGGCAACGACAAAATTCAAGGTACATCCATTTTTATCATTAATATTAGGGACTTTGTTTGTCAGCATAGCTTCCGGGATGCCATTAGCTGAAGTCGTCGAAAATATTAATGGCGGCTTCGGCAGCATTATGGGCGGAATTGGAATCGTCATTGTATTTGGGACGATTATTGGTACGATATTAGAAAAAGCGGGGGCTGCTTATCGAATGGCAGAAGTAGTCCTTCGCATTGTTGGGCCAAAGCGACCACAGCTGGCGATGAGTATTATTGGCTATATTGTTTCGATTCCGGTATTCTGCGACTCTGGTTTTGTTATTCTGAATAGCTTGCGTAAAGCATTAGCAAAGCGCGCGAAGGTAGCTCTAGCTTCAATGTCCGTAGCATTGGCAACTGGTTTGTATGCAACGCATACGCTGGTGCCACCAACACCAGGACCGATTGCCGCTGCAGGGAATATTGGGGCAGAAGGATATTTAGGGACCATTATTTTGATTGGGTTGATTGTGGCCGTTCCGGCAGTTGTTGTCGGCTACCTGTGGGCAACCAAGGTTGCTTCGAGGATTGAAGTAGAAGAGGATGCAGAAGAATTAGATTATGAGAAAATAGTGCAATCGTTTGGTAAAATGCCGTCAACGTTTCAAGCTTTTCTTCCTATTATTTTGCCAATCATTTTAATCGGAATTGGATCGGCAGTAACAGCGATGGGTATGGAAGGGAATATCACCTCGTTCTTGACGTTCTTAGGAACACCGATTATTTCATTAATGCTAGGTGTAGTGGCGGCACTTCCATTATTACCGAAATTCAATGAAGAAACATTAACGAATTGGATTGGCGCTGCTTTGCTGGATGCTGCCCCGATTTTATTAATCACAGGAGCTGGTGGCGCATTTGGAACCGTTATTAAAAATACGGGCGTTGCAGACATCATTCAAGGCTGGGATATAGCGGATGTCTTTACGGGTGCATTATTCTTATTGATTCCATTCTTAATCGCAGCCGCATTAAAAACGGCACAAGGTTCTTCAACAACGGCTCTTGTCATTACTTCATCCTTAATTGCTCCGTTATTGCCAACAATGGGCATTGAGGATGCAGTGCCGTTAGCACTCGTAGTCATGGCCATCGGTGCAGGTGCCATGACGGTCAGTCACGTGAATGACAGCTTCTTTTGGGTTGTCACCCAATTCAGCGGCATGAAGGTAACAGATGCCTACAAAGCCCAAACAATGGCGACCTTATTGCAGGGGATTGTGACGATTGTTTTCACTATGCTTCTCTGGGTAATATTGGTTTGA